The proteins below are encoded in one region of Reichenbachiella sp. 5M10:
- the guaB gene encoding IMP dehydrogenase has translation MHFDSSKLVFEALTYDDVLLLPGYSEVLPRDTDTSTYLTKNIKLNIPLVSAAMDTVTDSALAISMALEGGIGIIHKNMTIEQQAAQVRKVKRSQSGMILDPVTLPESATIGDALACMKEYKIGGIPVIDKDRRLIGIVTNRDLRFQKNPKLSVREVMTSENVITANDGVGLKGAEAILQEHKIEKLPIVNDKGVLTGLITYKDILKNIDKPMACKDEFGRLRVGAAVGVTPDIEQRVEKLLEAGVDVVSIDTAHGHSKGVIDTCKKIKAKFPNLDVIVGNIATAEAAVALADAGADAIKVGVGPGSICTTRIIAGVGMPQLSAVYEAAKAVEGRGVPIIADGGIRFSGDFVKAIAAGANCIMIGSLLGGTEEAPGEVIIYEGRKFKTYRGMGSVEAMEDGSKDRYFQDAEDDIKKLVPEGIVGRVPYKGMVAEVLYQLTGGLKAGMGYCGAGNIEALKTARFVKVSGAGMAESHPHDIQITREAPNYSR, from the coding sequence ATGCATTTCGACAGTTCTAAACTCGTTTTTGAGGCGCTCACATATGATGATGTGCTTCTTCTCCCAGGATATTCGGAGGTCTTACCAAGAGATACTGATACCAGTACTTATCTGACAAAGAATATCAAATTAAACATTCCTTTGGTTTCTGCAGCGATGGATACTGTCACGGATTCCGCTTTGGCTATTTCGATGGCGTTGGAAGGCGGTATTGGCATCATTCATAAAAACATGACAATTGAGCAACAAGCGGCTCAAGTGCGAAAGGTCAAGCGATCACAGAGTGGTATGATCCTCGATCCAGTGACTCTGCCTGAGTCAGCCACTATTGGGGACGCGTTGGCTTGTATGAAGGAGTATAAAATCGGCGGCATCCCAGTCATCGATAAGGATCGTAGATTGATTGGTATCGTGACCAATCGTGATTTGCGTTTTCAAAAGAATCCAAAACTGAGCGTGAGAGAGGTCATGACCAGTGAGAATGTCATCACGGCCAACGATGGTGTAGGTCTCAAAGGGGCTGAAGCGATTTTGCAAGAGCACAAAATCGAGAAGTTACCCATTGTCAATGACAAAGGAGTGCTGACAGGGTTGATCACATACAAGGATATTTTGAAAAATATCGACAAGCCGATGGCTTGTAAAGATGAGTTTGGTCGATTGAGAGTCGGAGCAGCAGTAGGAGTCACTCCAGACATCGAGCAGCGAGTAGAGAAACTCCTCGAAGCAGGGGTAGATGTCGTGTCTATTGATACGGCGCACGGACACTCCAAAGGAGTGATTGATACGTGCAAGAAAATCAAAGCGAAATTCCCAAATCTAGATGTGATTGTGGGCAATATTGCTACGGCTGAGGCTGCTGTGGCTCTAGCGGATGCAGGGGCTGATGCCATCAAAGTTGGGGTCGGACCAGGGAGTATCTGTACCACGCGAATCATCGCAGGAGTAGGTATGCCACAGTTGTCGGCTGTCTACGAAGCTGCCAAAGCAGTCGAAGGTCGGGGAGTGCCTATCATCGCAGATGGAGGGATTCGATTTTCTGGAGACTTTGTCAAGGCCATCGCTGCAGGAGCCAACTGCATCATGATTGGTTCATTGTTAGGAGGGACCGAAGAGGCGCCAGGTGAAGTGATCATTTACGAAGGACGAAAATTTAAGACATACCGAGGGATGGGATCTGTAGAAGCCATGGAAGACGGTTCGAAAGATCGCTATTTTCAAGATGCCGAGGACGACATCAAAAAGTTGGTTCCAGAAGGGATCGTAGGTCGTGTGCCATACAAGGGTATGGTGGCAGAGGTACTGTATCAGTTGACAGGAGGCTTGAAGGCAGGTATGGGGTACTGTGGAGCAGGCAATATTGAGGCGCTCAAAACTGCTCGTTTTGTCAAAGTCTCTGGAGCAGGAATGGCGGAATCTCACCCGCATGATATTCAAATCACGAGAGAGGCGCCAAACTACTCTCGATAG